In a genomic window of Aeromicrobium panaciterrae:
- a CDS encoding acyl-CoA synthetase has product MALNIADLFEHAVDAAPQNLALKVGERTVTYAELETESNKLAHYLQSRGVKAGEHVAVYAKNSIEHVIAVLAIVKIRAVNINVNYRYVEGELNYLFENADVVALIVERTYAPLVAKTKPNHPLLQTVVVIPDVIEPDDQSDISAFDGVLYADAIADQSAERDFEERSADDLHIIYTGGTTGFPKGVMWRHEDFWRTLGGGIDFYTGEKLEEFDQSKQAAQEGRMVTFPLSPLMHGGAQAGLLMHLFAGHLTILEPKFDAQRTWEIIDENGVMLIFMTGDAMARPLIEEFERKAATGEPYSGASLFAVSSSAAIFSPEVKERWIEALPNPVYTDSVGASETGFQGMGMQDKTHISSDGPVVGLGPSSVVLDEDNNVLDLATNVGKIGRLGRGGSVPVGYYKDEKKSAETFLVVDGLRVSVPGDFARIEEDGKVTLLGRGSNCVNTGGEKVYPEEVEMAIKRHPAVYDVLVVGIPDEKFGQAVAALIQPREGETLELEELRDYLREFLSGYKLPRVLTLVPEIPRNATGKAQYPRAKELLLEAQNAEGANA; this is encoded by the coding sequence ATGGCACTGAACATTGCTGACCTTTTCGAGCACGCAGTTGACGCAGCTCCCCAGAACCTGGCTCTCAAGGTGGGTGAGCGAACCGTCACCTATGCAGAACTCGAGACCGAGTCCAACAAACTGGCGCATTACCTGCAGTCCCGAGGCGTGAAGGCCGGTGAACACGTCGCCGTTTACGCGAAGAACAGCATCGAGCACGTCATCGCGGTTCTCGCGATCGTCAAGATCCGCGCGGTCAACATCAACGTCAACTACCGGTACGTCGAGGGCGAACTCAACTACCTGTTCGAGAACGCTGACGTGGTGGCCCTGATCGTCGAGCGCACGTATGCGCCGCTGGTTGCCAAGACCAAGCCGAACCACCCGCTGCTGCAGACCGTTGTCGTCATCCCCGACGTGATCGAGCCCGACGATCAGTCAGACATCTCCGCCTTCGACGGCGTCTTGTACGCCGACGCGATCGCCGATCAGTCCGCCGAGCGTGACTTCGAAGAGCGCAGCGCCGACGACCTCCACATCATCTACACCGGTGGCACCACAGGTTTCCCGAAGGGCGTCATGTGGCGTCACGAGGACTTCTGGCGCACGCTCGGTGGTGGCATCGACTTCTACACCGGCGAGAAGCTCGAGGAGTTCGACCAGTCAAAGCAGGCAGCGCAGGAAGGCCGCATGGTCACCTTCCCGCTCAGCCCGCTGATGCACGGTGGTGCCCAGGCGGGTCTGCTGATGCACCTGTTCGCCGGTCACCTGACGATCCTGGAGCCGAAGTTCGACGCTCAGCGCACCTGGGAAATCATTGACGAGAACGGCGTGATGCTGATCTTCATGACCGGTGACGCCATGGCGCGACCGCTGATCGAGGAGTTCGAGCGCAAGGCCGCCACGGGTGAGCCCTACTCCGGTGCGAGCCTGTTCGCCGTCTCCAGCAGCGCAGCGATCTTCTCCCCGGAGGTCAAGGAGCGCTGGATCGAAGCCCTCCCCAACCCCGTCTACACCGACTCCGTCGGCGCGAGCGAGACCGGTTTCCAGGGCATGGGTATGCAGGACAAGACGCACATCTCGAGCGACGGCCCTGTCGTCGGTCTCGGCCCGAGCAGCGTCGTCCTCGACGAGGACAACAACGTGCTTGACCTGGCCACCAACGTCGGCAAGATCGGCCGCCTCGGCCGCGGTGGATCGGTGCCGGTTGGTTACTACAAGGACGAGAAGAAGTCCGCGGAGACCTTCCTGGTCGTCGACGGGCTGCGCGTCTCGGTTCCCGGCGACTTCGCCCGAATCGAGGAAGACGGCAAGGTCACTCTGCTGGGCCGTGGCTCCAACTGCGTCAACACCGGCGGCGAGAAGGTCTACCCCGAAGAGGTCGAGATGGCGATCAAGCGCCACCCGGCCGTCTACGACGTACTGGTCGTCGGCATCCCCGACGAAAAGTTCGGCCAGGCCGTCGCCGCACTGATCCAGCCGCGCGAGGGTGAGACCCTCGAGCTCGAGGAACTGCGCGACTACCTGCGCGAGTTCCTGTCCGGCTACAAGCTTCCGCGGGTTTTGACGCTCGTTCCGGAAATCCCGCGCAACGCCACAGGCAAGGCGCAGTACCCCCGTGCCAAGGAGCTCCTGCTCGAGGCCCAGAACGCAGAAGGGGCTAACGCCTGA
- a CDS encoding TetR/AcrR family transcriptional regulator: MARNPQTARSERTRVALRRAALARFQSQGVEATSAEQIAEDAGVTLRTFYRHFPSKHDLLFADYDSGLQWFRGAMAARPADEPIVESVRAAIFAFPYDVQPLTQMAAFRAAELDPDRIVAHLRQVEADLATAITEILRRRFGGDDRALDVVVTARCIAAALFGAMEVWMLRDRRTLADLAEASHASLTALESGLGDDGMFRHY; the protein is encoded by the coding sequence ATGGCCCGGAATCCGCAAACGGCTCGTAGCGAGCGCACCCGCGTCGCCCTGCGGCGTGCGGCTCTCGCTCGGTTCCAGTCCCAAGGAGTCGAGGCGACCTCAGCCGAGCAGATCGCTGAAGACGCGGGCGTCACCCTGCGTACGTTCTACCGGCACTTCCCGTCGAAGCACGACCTGCTCTTTGCCGACTACGACTCTGGCCTCCAGTGGTTCCGGGGAGCCATGGCGGCGAGACCTGCCGACGAGCCGATCGTCGAGTCCGTACGAGCGGCGATCTTCGCGTTCCCGTACGACGTGCAGCCGCTCACTCAGATGGCGGCGTTCCGCGCAGCCGAGCTCGACCCTGACCGAATCGTGGCCCACCTGAGGCAGGTCGAGGCTGACTTGGCGACTGCGATCACCGAGATCTTGCGCCGTCGTTTTGGCGGCGACGATCGGGCACTCGATGTCGTCGTGACCGCGCGTTGCATCGCGGCAGCATTGTTCGGCGCGATGGAAGTCTGGATGCTGCGCGATCGTCGGACGCTCGCGGACCTGGCCGAGGCCAGTCACGCATCGCTGACCGCGCTCGAGAGCGGCTTGGGCGACGACGGGATGTTTCGTCACTATTGA
- a CDS encoding VOC family protein: MAIQRMDNVAIVVEDLDAAIAFFAELGMELEGRMEIEGAFADLAVGLDGIKSEIAMMRIPDAPGRLELTKYNAPQAIAASPPVPNTIGLHRVMFAVDDIDDTIARLRPHGAELLGPEVAQYENSYRLCYLRGPAGIIVALAEEIG; this comes from the coding sequence ATGGCCATTCAACGCATGGACAATGTCGCCATCGTCGTGGAGGACCTCGATGCCGCGATCGCATTCTTCGCAGAGCTCGGCATGGAGCTCGAGGGACGGATGGAGATCGAAGGCGCCTTCGCCGATCTCGCCGTCGGACTCGATGGCATCAAGAGCGAGATCGCGATGATGCGGATCCCTGATGCTCCGGGCCGGCTGGAGTTGACCAAATACAACGCACCGCAGGCGATCGCGGCGTCGCCGCCTGTGCCCAACACGATCGGCCTGCATCGGGTGATGTTTGCCGTCGATGACATCGACGACACGATCGCACGACTGCGCCCCCACGGTGCCGAACTGCTCGGCCCCGAGGTGGCGCAGTACGAGAACTCGTACCGACTCTGTTATCTCCGCGGCCCCGCTGGCATCATCGTCGCCCTGGCAGAGGAGATCGGCTAG
- a CDS encoding NAD(P)/FAD-dependent oxidoreductase — MAQDTTYDAVIIGAGHNGLTAALLLQRAGLRTVCLEAKRYAGGMASTVELFDGYKFEIAGSVQLPTSMIVSKELGLDTLPQVELEVMSVSIIEEGIEPLIYYTDLGDAAVHMEEKHGIEVMIGMAEMMGWSAAPTRALGRFEAGTLPKSLDEMYACASNDAERASITEMLFGSATDVLDRYLPDKKKHAALRGMLAFLAVNSTYRGPSSPGSAAGLAFGMAVPDENTVLTKKLKGGIGVLTQHLADQYAEVGGELRLDSSVSEIVVVDGDVAGVVLDGGERIETFTVVSAVAPDLTLNSLVTDGAVEAGLSTRLAGIDHRGSYVQMHFALDGVPEFVAPYEFLNDPKMQSAIGLFATPEELQRQFEDSKRGIVPATPALAFQIPSASDPDLAPPGKAAASAFALWFPVEEDPSEYARLKAEMGQAVIDRITTFAPNFESLILKHTTFTPKHMGTMFGAPGGDYCHGLIHPDLLGPYRPGPAGYVDQPHNIAGLYLGSAGCYGGPGITFIPGYNAAQAVLAER, encoded by the coding sequence ATGGCACAGGACACGACATACGACGCCGTCATCATCGGAGCCGGCCACAATGGACTGACCGCAGCACTGCTGTTGCAGCGAGCTGGGCTGCGTACCGTCTGCCTTGAGGCGAAGCGATACGCCGGCGGCATGGCGTCGACCGTCGAGCTCTTCGACGGCTACAAGTTCGAGATCGCTGGATCGGTCCAGCTGCCAACTTCGATGATCGTGAGCAAGGAGCTCGGGCTCGACACCCTCCCGCAAGTCGAGCTCGAGGTGATGTCGGTGTCGATCATCGAAGAAGGCATCGAGCCGCTGATCTACTACACCGACCTCGGCGACGCCGCGGTTCACATGGAGGAGAAACACGGCATCGAGGTCATGATCGGCATGGCCGAGATGATGGGCTGGAGTGCCGCGCCGACTCGCGCTCTCGGCCGATTCGAGGCTGGCACGCTCCCCAAGAGTCTTGATGAGATGTACGCCTGCGCGTCCAACGACGCCGAGCGAGCCAGCATCACCGAGATGCTGTTCGGCAGCGCGACCGACGTTCTTGATCGCTATCTGCCCGACAAGAAGAAGCACGCAGCACTCCGCGGAATGCTCGCCTTCCTCGCAGTGAATTCGACGTACCGAGGGCCCTCGAGTCCCGGTAGTGCCGCAGGTCTGGCCTTCGGCATGGCGGTGCCGGACGAGAACACCGTCCTGACCAAGAAGCTCAAGGGCGGCATCGGCGTGCTGACCCAGCACCTGGCCGATCAGTACGCCGAGGTTGGTGGAGAGCTCAGGCTCGACTCCTCCGTCAGCGAGATCGTCGTGGTTGACGGTGACGTCGCGGGCGTCGTTCTCGACGGAGGTGAACGCATCGAGACGTTCACTGTCGTCTCCGCGGTTGCTCCCGATCTGACCCTCAACTCGCTGGTCACCGATGGTGCGGTGGAGGCCGGGCTCAGCACTCGCCTGGCCGGAATCGATCACCGCGGCAGCTACGTACAGATGCACTTTGCTCTCGATGGAGTGCCGGAGTTCGTGGCGCCGTACGAGTTCCTCAACGATCCGAAGATGCAGAGCGCGATCGGCCTGTTCGCCACACCCGAGGAGCTGCAGCGGCAGTTCGAGGACAGCAAGCGCGGCATCGTCCCGGCGACGCCAGCACTTGCGTTCCAGATCCCGTCTGCATCCGATCCGGACCTGGCTCCTCCAGGCAAAGCCGCGGCTTCGGCGTTCGCGCTGTGGTTCCCGGTCGAGGAGGATCCGTCGGAGTATGCGCGGCTCAAGGCCGAGATGGGCCAGGCCGTAATCGACCGGATCACGACCTTCGCGCCGAACTTCGAGAGCCTGATCCTCAAGCACACAACGTTCACGCCGAAGCACATGGGCACGATGTTCGGAGCGCCAGGAGGCGACTACTGCCACGGCTTGATTCACCCCGACCTGCTCGGTCCCTACCGTCCAGGTCCGGCTGGCTACGTCGATCAGCCCCACAACATCGCAGGCCTCTACCTCGGCAGCGCGGGTTGCTACGGAGGGCCGGGCATCACGTTCATCCCCGGCTACAACGCAGCTCAGGCGGTCCTAGCGGAGCGTTAG
- a CDS encoding ABC transporter substrate-binding protein, whose translation MRRLRSNPDGSNKHQRVRRVAGSALVTFALVLAAACGGSTLDPEYVQSANNPNGVSGGGTPGDVTGSGDTPADAGPDAGDSGTGDSGGGASIPGVKSASCDGFKNQKGITDKQILLGNSSDISGPVPGLFTAAQQGTKAYIAYFNATTSICGRKLALTTLDSRTDAGADQQAYTKLCESVFAAVGSMSAFDSGGAATAQRCGLPDIRTAAVTATRNACSTCFGAQATGAREFSNAIPDFFVKHYKAASQKAAFLYLNAGASAENAVTQQKIETRRGMKFVYSSGIDVAEFNYGPYVQQMKSKGVRWVQFIGGYQQGVRLAQAMQSANFKPDVKFFDPTVYDAGFVRSGGSAVEGSITFTNFTPFEESQPEINLYKRWLQQVAPGAAPTFFGLFAWSATKLFVAQSLSLGGKLTRSSLVASVRGVRDWKADGAHGPMDVGGKHSPSCVRFLQLRGGKWVPLKGTAYVCHGAGKA comes from the coding sequence TTGCGACGACTGCGCTCAAACCCCGATGGCTCAAACAAGCACCAACGCGTCCGACGCGTAGCAGGCAGTGCTCTAGTCACATTCGCGCTGGTACTTGCTGCTGCTTGCGGTGGCTCGACACTCGACCCTGAGTACGTTCAATCGGCCAACAACCCGAACGGCGTCAGCGGCGGCGGAACGCCCGGCGATGTCACCGGATCTGGCGATACGCCGGCGGATGCCGGCCCGGATGCCGGCGACAGTGGCACCGGAGACTCGGGCGGCGGAGCATCGATCCCCGGCGTGAAGTCCGCCTCATGTGACGGGTTCAAGAACCAGAAGGGCATCACCGACAAGCAGATCCTGCTTGGCAACTCGTCCGACATCAGTGGTCCGGTGCCGGGTCTGTTCACGGCGGCTCAGCAGGGCACGAAGGCGTACATCGCCTACTTCAACGCGACGACCAGCATCTGTGGTCGCAAGCTTGCGCTGACCACTCTGGACTCCCGTACGGATGCGGGTGCCGATCAGCAGGCCTACACCAAGCTCTGCGAATCAGTCTTCGCAGCGGTCGGCTCGATGTCAGCGTTCGACTCGGGTGGAGCCGCGACGGCCCAGAGGTGCGGACTTCCCGACATCCGTACTGCGGCGGTCACCGCAACCCGCAACGCTTGCAGCACCTGCTTCGGCGCACAGGCAACTGGTGCGCGTGAGTTCAGCAATGCGATCCCCGACTTCTTCGTCAAGCACTACAAGGCCGCCAGCCAGAAGGCCGCCTTCCTCTACCTGAACGCCGGAGCGTCCGCCGAGAACGCGGTCACCCAGCAGAAGATCGAGACGCGACGCGGAATGAAGTTCGTGTATTCCTCAGGCATCGATGTTGCCGAGTTCAACTACGGCCCCTACGTCCAGCAGATGAAGAGCAAGGGTGTGCGCTGGGTGCAGTTCATCGGCGGCTACCAACAGGGTGTCCGCCTCGCACAGGCCATGCAGTCGGCCAACTTCAAGCCTGACGTGAAGTTCTTCGACCCGACTGTGTACGACGCCGGTTTCGTCAGGAGTGGTGGATCCGCGGTCGAAGGCTCGATCACGTTCACCAACTTCACCCCCTTCGAAGAGTCGCAGCCGGAGATCAACCTCTACAAGCGGTGGCTCCAGCAGGTTGCCCCGGGCGCGGCCCCGACGTTCTTCGGGCTGTTCGCCTGGTCGGCCACCAAACTGTTCGTCGCACAGTCGCTCAGTCTGGGCGGGAAGCTCACTCGGTCCTCGCTCGTCGCAAGCGTGAGGGGCGTCCGTGACTGGAAGGCCGACGGTGCACATGGCCCGATGGACGTGGGCGGCAAGCACTCGCCCTCCTGTGTCAGGTTCCTCCAGCTGCGTGGCGGCAAGTGGGTGCCGTTGAAGGGCACCGCGTACGTGTGCCACGGCGCGGGCAAGGCGTGA
- a CDS encoding nitronate monooxygenase family protein codes for MHTELCERFGIQYPIFAFTPSEHVAAAVSRAGGLGVLGCVRFNDADELDGVLDWMDENTDGKPYGVDVVMPMKIPTEGKSVDLKAMIPEAHISFVDRTLQQLGVPPLPEGEGREGVLGWLHSVARSHVDIALNGKHRPVLIANALGSPPKDVIDQAHAAGVQVAALAGAAKHAMSHVANGVDIIIAQGYEAGGHTGEIASMVLTPEIVDAVGPDVAVLGAGGIGRGRQVAASLALGAQGVWTGSVWLTTSEYANLNTNAGMTEAFLRASSADTVRTRVYTGKPARLLKTKWTEAWEAEDAPTPLPMPLQNLLVADAHSRMNSAGNPDVISMPVGQIVGSMNEVRPVAEVMADLISEYEETVKRLSSL; via the coding sequence ATGCACACCGAACTTTGCGAACGTTTCGGGATTCAGTACCCGATCTTCGCCTTCACCCCGTCCGAGCACGTCGCCGCTGCTGTCTCACGCGCCGGAGGACTCGGCGTTCTGGGCTGCGTGCGGTTCAACGACGCCGACGAGCTTGACGGCGTCCTGGACTGGATGGATGAGAACACCGACGGCAAGCCGTACGGCGTCGACGTCGTCATGCCGATGAAGATCCCCACCGAGGGCAAGTCGGTCGACCTCAAGGCGATGATCCCCGAAGCGCACATCTCCTTCGTGGATCGCACCCTGCAGCAGCTTGGCGTACCGCCGCTGCCCGAGGGTGAAGGCCGTGAAGGCGTCCTTGGCTGGCTGCACTCGGTTGCTCGCTCACACGTCGACATCGCCCTCAACGGCAAGCACCGACCGGTGCTCATCGCCAACGCGCTCGGATCGCCGCCGAAGGACGTCATCGACCAGGCCCACGCCGCAGGCGTACAGGTTGCCGCTCTGGCCGGTGCTGCCAAGCACGCCATGTCGCACGTCGCCAACGGCGTCGACATCATCATCGCCCAGGGCTATGAAGCTGGCGGACACACCGGTGAGATCGCCAGCATGGTGCTCACCCCTGAGATCGTCGACGCAGTCGGTCCCGACGTGGCCGTGCTCGGAGCAGGTGGCATCGGTCGAGGCCGCCAGGTCGCCGCATCACTCGCGCTTGGCGCCCAGGGCGTCTGGACCGGTTCGGTCTGGCTGACGACTTCGGAGTACGCGAACCTCAACACCAACGCAGGTATGACCGAGGCGTTCCTCCGCGCATCCAGCGCCGACACCGTTCGTACGCGCGTCTACACCGGCAAGCCGGCTCGTCTCCTCAAGACCAAGTGGACCGAAGCGTGGGAGGCCGAAGATGCGCCGACGCCGCTGCCGATGCCGCTGCAGAATCTGCTGGTCGCTGACGCGCACAGCCGGATGAACTCTGCGGGCAACCCGGACGTCATCTCGATGCCTGTCGGTCAGATCGTCGGATCGATGAACGAGGTTCGCCCGGTCGCCGAGGTCATGGCTGATCTGATCAGCGAGTACGAAGAGACCGTCAAGCGTCTTTCGTCGCTGTAG
- a CDS encoding crotonase/enoyl-CoA hydratase family protein has product MPETADTSSPDCLVEQDGHKLIVTMNRPERRNALSSQMLRIMEDAWDRVNSDPEIRVCILTGAGGFFCAGMDLSTANEKPPGDSFESGDFDPTILKGLLKGFRLTKPLIAAVEGPAIAGGTEILQGTDIRVAGESAKFGVAEARWSLYPLGGSAVRLPRQIPYTVAAELLLTGRPILAPEAKELGLIGHVVPDGTALAKAHELADMIAANGPLAVQAILKTMRDSEGKHEDDCWADDAKVGAAVFKSDDAKEGPRAFLEKRPAQFTGK; this is encoded by the coding sequence ATGCCTGAAACAGCAGATACCTCCTCCCCCGACTGTCTCGTCGAGCAGGACGGTCACAAGCTCATCGTGACGATGAACCGACCCGAGCGCCGCAACGCGCTCTCGTCCCAGATGCTCCGGATCATGGAAGACGCATGGGACCGGGTGAATTCCGACCCCGAGATCCGCGTCTGCATCCTGACCGGCGCTGGTGGCTTCTTCTGTGCGGGCATGGACCTCAGCACAGCGAACGAGAAGCCGCCGGGAGACAGCTTCGAGTCGGGCGACTTCGACCCGACCATCCTCAAGGGCTTGCTCAAGGGTTTCCGTCTCACCAAGCCGTTGATCGCAGCAGTCGAGGGCCCGGCAATTGCCGGTGGCACCGAGATCCTGCAGGGCACCGACATCCGAGTCGCCGGCGAGTCCGCCAAGTTCGGTGTCGCCGAGGCACGCTGGAGTCTCTACCCGCTGGGCGGCTCAGCCGTACGCCTTCCGCGCCAGATCCCGTACACCGTCGCCGCGGAGCTGCTGCTGACCGGCCGACCGATCCTTGCCCCTGAGGCGAAGGAGCTCGGCCTGATCGGCCACGTCGTACCGGACGGCACCGCGCTGGCCAAAGCGCACGAGCTCGCGGACATGATCGCGGCCAACGGACCGCTCGCAGTCCAGGCGATCCTCAAGACGATGCGCGACTCCGAGGGCAAGCACGAGGACGACTGCTGGGCCGACGACGCCAAGGTCGGCGCCGCAGTCTTCAAGTCTGACGATGCCAAGGAAGGACCGCGGGCATTCCTCGAGAAGCGCCCCGCACAGTTCACCGGCAAGTAG
- the fadD8 gene encoding fatty-acid--CoA ligase FadD8, with translation MPQTLDTDTYRGPHSGQMLLHSLKRHRNANVLQLGDKTITGQEFSDQMSRYVRALEDLGAGSGAAVGLLAANRPEVLFIIGAGQTQGYRRTALHPLGSLDDHAYVLEDAGVSALIVDNIDKFLERAEGLKEKVPGLTTVITIDDLAAKAATYEDQPLEAKELASDHIVGVTYTGGTTGKPKGVIGTASSIAAMTQIQLAEWEWPEAPTFLMCTPLSHAGAAFFAPVVAKGGRLVVLPGFDPANVLKTIEEEKITATMLVPSMLYALMDHPDSHTRDLSSLETIYYGASAINPVRLAEAIERFGPIFAQYFGQSEAPMVISYLAKGDHTPERLASCGRPSAFLRTALLGEDGEPVAQGEPGEICVAGPLLAAGYWNKPEETAEAFHDGWLHTGDIAREDEDGFWYIVDRVKDMIVTGGFNVFPREVEDVIAEHPAVAQVGVIGTPHEKFGEAVTAVVVLRSDVDTSDEAIATLTKEIQALVKDRKGAVQSPKDVIIADSLPLTALGKPDKKALRAKFWTGERSVG, from the coding sequence ATGCCACAGACACTCGACACTGACACGTACCGCGGCCCGCACTCGGGCCAGATGCTGCTCCATTCACTCAAGCGGCACCGCAACGCGAACGTGCTTCAGCTGGGCGACAAGACGATCACCGGACAAGAGTTTTCCGATCAGATGAGCCGCTACGTGCGCGCGCTCGAGGACCTCGGCGCCGGCAGTGGTGCAGCCGTTGGGCTGCTCGCAGCGAACCGCCCGGAGGTGCTCTTCATCATCGGTGCGGGCCAGACTCAGGGCTACCGACGTACGGCGTTGCACCCGCTCGGATCGCTCGACGACCACGCATACGTGCTCGAAGACGCTGGTGTCAGTGCCCTCATCGTCGACAACATCGACAAGTTCCTGGAGCGCGCTGAAGGGCTGAAGGAGAAGGTGCCCGGCCTGACGACGGTCATCACGATCGATGACCTCGCGGCCAAGGCAGCGACGTACGAAGACCAGCCTCTCGAAGCCAAGGAGCTGGCGTCCGATCACATCGTTGGAGTGACCTACACCGGCGGTACGACCGGCAAGCCCAAGGGCGTCATCGGTACGGCCTCGAGCATCGCTGCGATGACGCAGATCCAGCTCGCTGAGTGGGAGTGGCCGGAAGCTCCGACCTTCCTGATGTGCACGCCGCTGTCACATGCTGGCGCTGCGTTCTTCGCACCGGTCGTCGCGAAGGGTGGTCGCCTTGTCGTCCTGCCGGGCTTCGATCCGGCCAACGTCCTCAAGACGATCGAGGAAGAGAAGATCACCGCGACGATGCTCGTACCGAGCATGCTCTACGCGCTGATGGATCACCCTGACTCGCACACCCGTGACCTCTCCAGCCTCGAGACCATCTACTACGGCGCATCGGCGATCAACCCTGTCCGCCTCGCAGAAGCGATCGAGCGCTTCGGTCCGATCTTCGCCCAGTACTTCGGCCAGTCCGAGGCTCCGATGGTCATCTCGTATCTCGCCAAGGGCGATCACACGCCCGAGCGCCTTGCCAGCTGCGGACGACCGAGCGCATTCCTGCGCACGGCACTGCTGGGCGAGGACGGCGAGCCTGTCGCTCAGGGTGAGCCCGGCGAGATCTGTGTCGCCGGACCGCTACTGGCTGCCGGCTACTGGAACAAGCCCGAGGAGACCGCCGAGGCGTTCCACGACGGCTGGCTCCACACCGGTGACATTGCGCGTGAGGATGAGGACGGCTTCTGGTACATCGTCGATCGCGTCAAGGACATGATCGTCACCGGCGGTTTCAACGTGTTCCCGCGCGAGGTCGAGGACGTCATCGCCGAGCACCCGGCGGTTGCGCAGGTTGGCGTGATCGGCACTCCGCACGAGAAGTTCGGCGAGGCCGTGACGGCCGTTGTCGTGCTTCGTTCGGACGTTGACACCAGCGACGAGGCGATCGCGACGCTGACCAAGGAGATCCAGGCCCTGGTCAAGGACCGCAAGGGCGCGGTTCAGTCGCCGAAGGACGTCATCATCGCCGACTCGTTGCCACTGACGGCGCTGGGCAAGCCCGACAAGAAGGCGCTCAGGGCAAAGTTCTGGACCGGCGAAAGAAGCGTCGGCTGA
- a CDS encoding DUF2834 domain-containing protein has protein sequence MLSLTVHALLAFVVIWLIIRANKAIFRRPDSGPMFSGFEIVLYVVGIASIAAGWTFNIKFVTENTNGWLTNPLVGDGSWEQYMKLMFDNPAASSAGADFIIANVVILPLVAIVDGRRRGINQPWLFFAVTLFASFTFGWAFYVATVERQRRLGARVSADATVASPALRSQARSRSAADGLPRNQGDS, from the coding sequence ATGCTTTCGCTCACCGTGCACGCGCTACTGGCCTTCGTCGTCATCTGGCTCATCATTCGAGCCAACAAGGCGATCTTCCGGCGACCCGACAGCGGCCCGATGTTCTCTGGCTTCGAGATCGTGCTCTACGTCGTGGGAATCGCGTCGATCGCTGCCGGATGGACGTTCAACATCAAGTTCGTCACCGAGAACACCAACGGCTGGCTCACCAATCCGCTGGTGGGGGACGGCTCGTGGGAGCAGTACATGAAGCTCATGTTCGACAACCCCGCGGCGAGCTCGGCCGGCGCCGATTTCATCATCGCCAACGTGGTGATCCTGCCGTTGGTCGCTATCGTCGACGGTCGACGACGCGGCATCAACCAGCCATGGTTGTTCTTCGCTGTGACGCTCTTCGCGAGCTTCACCTTCGGCTGGGCGTTCTACGTAGCCACGGTCGAACGTCAGCGCCGCCTCGGTGCGCGCGTGTCAGCCGACGCTACGGTCGCCAGTCCAGCCCTTCGCTCGCAAGCTCGCTCCCGGTCGGCCGCGGACGGCCTCCCTAGGAACCAAGGAGATAGCTGA